A genomic stretch from Thermodesulforhabdus norvegica includes:
- a CDS encoding diguanylate cyclase has protein sequence MNDLKRVMVVEDSATQALHLKAILESLGYDVKVASNGRVALDMLHEDFCRIVITDWIMPEMDGIEFCKSLRSLDLPGYVYVLILTARDNLDDLVEGLEAGADDYLTKPVNPAELAARLKTAKRILELESSLRQRNEEIARMAVTDQLTGLYNRRYFNEQLPLVIKAAVRFQQPLSLIMMDIDHFKSVNDTYGHQAGDAVLQKFAEMVRSSLRAGVDWAARFGGEEFAVVMTNTALKGAEVAAERLRLLVAHSLIPIPSGDKLRITASFGVASVTPGSPDEPTMEKLVAAADEALYRAKRRGRNRVVAVVL, from the coding sequence ATGAACGATCTTAAAAGAGTTATGGTCGTCGAAGACAGTGCCACTCAGGCTTTGCACCTCAAGGCGATACTTGAGTCTCTGGGCTATGATGTGAAGGTTGCCTCCAACGGTCGTGTTGCCCTGGATATGCTGCATGAAGATTTCTGCCGTATCGTCATAACGGACTGGATAATGCCGGAAATGGACGGGATTGAATTCTGCAAGTCTTTGCGCAGCCTTGACCTGCCGGGCTATGTTTATGTGCTTATCCTTACGGCAAGGGATAACCTTGACGATCTTGTGGAAGGGCTTGAGGCGGGTGCTGACGATTATCTTACAAAACCGGTAAATCCTGCGGAACTGGCTGCAAGGCTTAAGACGGCAAAACGAATACTGGAGCTTGAGAGTTCGTTGAGACAGCGGAACGAGGAAATAGCGCGCATGGCCGTAACGGATCAGCTTACGGGGCTTTACAACAGGAGGTATTTCAACGAGCAGTTGCCTCTGGTGATTAAAGCGGCGGTGCGCTTTCAACAACCACTTTCTCTCATCATGATGGACATCGACCATTTCAAATCGGTGAACGACACTTACGGACATCAGGCCGGTGATGCCGTGCTTCAGAAGTTTGCCGAAATGGTCAGATCATCTTTGAGAGCCGGCGTGGACTGGGCGGCGCGCTTCGGGGGCGAAGAATTTGCCGTTGTTATGACGAACACGGCCCTGAAAGGTGCCGAAGTGGCGGCAGAACGGCTCAGACTTCTGGTGGCCCATTCTCTTATTCCCATTCCCTCGGGCGATAAGCTTCGAATTACGGCTAGCTTTGGAGTGGCCTCGGTCACGCCCGGTTCACCCGATGAACCCACCATGGAGAAGCTGGTTGCTGCCGCCGATGAGGCTCTTTACAGGGCAAAGAGAAGAGGTAGGAATCGAGTTGTGGCCGTCGTTTTGTAA